One genomic window of Pseudomonadales bacterium includes the following:
- a CDS encoding serine/threonine protein kinase: protein MDNHQPSNPHSDQPASQALPPGYELDEYVVEKEIGAGGFGVTYKAYDKQLDRYVAIKEYFPFNLATRDHTMHVAPKTRVAQDVDEYTWGLSRFIQEARTLALFEHPSIIRVIRYIERNSTAYIIMDFADGRDVSEVLQKDGLLTVEELKAIVLPIAEGLASVHSADMLHRDIKPGNIRVRDNGTAVLIDFGAARQAIGVRSQSISTILTPGYAPIEQYSTRGNQGPWTDLYALAAVGYVCLTGENLSHYEATERIRNDQLPKLADRIKEGDRIFLEALDWALSPEETDRPQTVQEWLDAIKNGVIPKGNTSHNVTDATVKLGNPASEPSRPQHKKQRDKNAQNNASRKPFNWGIAVVVFGLIAGGALFFMASGIDKPEVDSRVVMNDSKPAGDKETVTPVVAAAPAEAPRPVARVVEEPPKIPQPAPKPKNYAQDDADFETASKINTPEAFELYLRLHPDGRHRSKITRARR, encoded by the coding sequence ATGGACAATCATCAGCCTTCAAACCCGCATTCAGATCAACCAGCATCCCAGGCTTTGCCGCCGGGCTATGAGCTTGACGAATACGTGGTTGAGAAAGAGATTGGTGCTGGTGGTTTTGGAGTTACCTACAAGGCTTATGACAAGCAGCTTGACCGTTATGTGGCGATCAAGGAGTACTTCCCCTTCAACCTGGCAACGCGCGACCACACCATGCATGTCGCGCCTAAAACCCGTGTTGCTCAGGATGTTGATGAGTACACGTGGGGTTTAAGCCGTTTTATACAGGAAGCGCGGACTCTCGCGTTGTTTGAGCACCCCAGCATCATTCGGGTGATTCGTTACATAGAGCGCAACAGCACTGCCTACATCATTATGGATTTTGCCGATGGTCGCGATGTCTCGGAAGTCCTGCAAAAGGATGGCCTGCTGACAGTTGAAGAACTCAAAGCCATTGTTTTGCCCATTGCTGAAGGTCTGGCTTCGGTACATTCTGCCGACATGCTCCACCGGGATATCAAGCCCGGCAATATTCGGGTAAGAGATAATGGTACTGCTGTTCTGATTGATTTTGGCGCAGCCCGGCAAGCCATTGGTGTTCGGTCACAGTCTATTTCCACTATCTTGACACCCGGCTATGCGCCTATTGAGCAGTATTCCACGCGCGGCAATCAGGGTCCATGGACAGATCTCTATGCGCTGGCAGCAGTGGGATACGTCTGTCTTACGGGGGAGAACCTGTCTCACTACGAAGCGACGGAGAGAATCAGAAATGATCAGTTGCCAAAATTGGCTGATCGCATCAAAGAGGGTGACAGGATTTTTCTTGAGGCTCTCGATTGGGCATTAAGCCCGGAGGAAACCGACAGGCCGCAAACTGTTCAGGAATGGCTGGATGCAATTAAAAACGGTGTGATTCCGAAAGGAAATACCTCGCATAATGTAACGGATGCCACCGTAAAGCTGGGTAACCCCGCTAGCGAGCCATCCCGACCTCAACATAAAAAACAGCGTGATAAAAACGCCCAAAACAACGCAAGCAGAAAGCCCTTTAACTGGGGCATTGCCGTTGTTGTATTTGGACTGATTGCCGGTGGCGCTCTGTTTTTTATGGCGTCAGGTATTGATAAACCCGAGGTAGATAGCCGGGTTGTTATGAATGATTCAAAGCCAGCGGGTGACAAAGAGACAGTGACGCCTGTGGTAGCCGCCGCACCAGCTGAAGCTCCAAGGCCCGTAGCGAGGGTGGTGGAGGAACCACCAAAGATACCTCAGCCAGCGCCCAAGCCTAAAAATTATGCTCAGGATGACGCCGATTTTGAGACCGCTTCGAAAATAAATACCCCCGAAGCGTTTGAGCTTTATCTGCGACTGCACCCGGATGGTCGGCATCGCAGCAAAATAACGCGTGCACGACGCTAA
- a CDS encoding SH3 domain-containing protein — MTHRKLISMVVSLALVLGGCAAMTEEQKAALGKVVGAVGGGVVAEKLTDHIDNDAVRAAAILAGAAAGAYIGDQFAKALSKRDQEKLFVAQQQAAGSGKPVTFSGEDGVTGRVSVVNDKPVETEQKTVQVKVLKDKVEQTPPLNLVGAAYSPKSVINVRSGPGTDYKPVAKLAAGESVQVIGEALPDKKWYLISQLPDGTAGGYVYSSLMSPSSEPVNYVQTSAESVSEVNVQANGVCKTVRQEVTTADGTIAEDIRVCQQGNGTWKLA, encoded by the coding sequence ATGACACACAGAAAATTGATCAGTATGGTGGTTTCCCTTGCCCTGGTTTTAGGTGGGTGTGCGGCAATGACCGAAGAGCAGAAAGCTGCACTTGGCAAGGTTGTCGGCGCGGTTGGTGGTGGTGTAGTTGCCGAGAAACTCACCGATCATATCGACAATGATGCAGTACGCGCTGCAGCGATTCTGGCCGGTGCCGCTGCGGGTGCCTATATTGGTGACCAGTTTGCCAAAGCCCTGAGTAAACGGGATCAGGAAAAACTGTTTGTTGCCCAGCAGCAGGCTGCTGGTTCCGGCAAGCCAGTGACATTTTCTGGTGAGGATGGTGTGACAGGCCGTGTCAGCGTTGTGAATGACAAACCAGTTGAAACGGAGCAAAAAACCGTCCAGGTAAAAGTACTCAAGGACAAAGTAGAGCAGACTCCGCCACTCAATCTTGTTGGCGCGGCGTATAGCCCTAAAAGCGTCATTAATGTGCGCAGTGGCCCCGGAACCGACTACAAACCTGTTGCCAAACTCGCCGCTGGGGAATCTGTTCAGGTGATTGGTGAAGCGTTGCCAGATAAAAAATGGTACCTGATTTCACAGCTGCCTGATGGCACTGCCGGTGGCTACGTATACAGTTCGTTGATGTCGCCATCCAGTGAGCCTGTCAACTACGTTCAAACATCCGCTGAATCTGTTTCCGAGGTAAATGTACAGGCCAACGGTGTTTGCAAAACCGTCAGACAGGAAGTCACTACGGCAGATGGTACTATCGCTGAAGATATCCGGGTTTGTCAGCAAGGTAATGGTACCTGGAAACTAGCTTAA
- a CDS encoding trypsin-like peptidase domain-containing protein: MGIPQNHNTVVRSLLCLMTLLVLCVQAVYAGKTHENNVVKVNVLTVDKKGNIGSGHGTGFVINDDGYIVTNWHVVTGAVSIFVLRDGQRIDALQGFDVSNKFKGANVEKDPWTSRDLDLAILKVKPEYWSQLNLTPVTLTSQRPTQGSIVSAQGYPGIAEATAVRSVDITAFSTFSSGTLARVIEDGKWSGGGQTLVQLLHTAPTSGGNSGGPVFDECGRVVGVHSASPTERTTLTDKQGKQHVTGYVSNAAYGIASDISELIGVLNSKGIKYFLDDSVCHSKQDLYEEENKKLSRILQFALYFGGAALVVIGLMLVYLLRNPAARQKVSHAVETYSRSIRSSRSSAANPPQDARVPVAPSSSKGSLILDGYGPDRQRYRLVISSDDLYRGEVVVGREPDNRNYAINDDSVSRRHCAFYAQGNNLFVREINSTNGTFVDGRQLAAGESVSLRNGADIKLGGVTFRVIAG, encoded by the coding sequence ATGGGAATCCCGCAAAACCACAACACTGTTGTTCGTTCCCTTCTGTGTCTTATGACGCTTTTGGTGCTCTGTGTACAAGCGGTGTATGCCGGTAAAACCCACGAGAACAATGTGGTCAAGGTCAATGTGCTCACGGTTGATAAAAAGGGCAATATAGGCAGTGGTCACGGTACCGGTTTTGTTATCAATGATGATGGTTATATTGTTACCAACTGGCATGTTGTGACGGGTGCCGTATCAATTTTTGTTCTCAGGGATGGTCAGCGAATCGATGCATTGCAGGGTTTTGATGTCAGCAACAAATTTAAGGGCGCCAATGTTGAAAAAGACCCGTGGACGTCCCGGGATCTGGATTTGGCCATATTGAAAGTCAAGCCGGAGTACTGGTCACAATTGAACTTGACTCCAGTCACGCTTACCAGCCAACGCCCGACACAAGGCAGTATTGTTTCCGCTCAGGGCTATCCCGGCATTGCCGAGGCCACGGCTGTGAGGTCTGTGGATATCACCGCATTTTCTACGTTTTCTTCAGGCACACTGGCTCGTGTGATTGAAGATGGTAAATGGTCTGGTGGTGGGCAAACATTGGTGCAATTACTTCACACCGCACCAACCTCTGGTGGTAACAGTGGTGGACCGGTGTTTGACGAATGCGGCAGGGTGGTGGGTGTTCACAGTGCTTCTCCGACTGAGAGGACTACTCTGACAGACAAACAGGGCAAGCAGCATGTAACGGGTTATGTTTCCAATGCGGCTTATGGCATTGCCTCGGATATTTCCGAGTTGATTGGTGTGCTGAACAGCAAAGGCATTAAATATTTTCTGGATGACAGTGTTTGTCACTCGAAACAGGATTTATACGAAGAAGAGAATAAAAAACTTTCCAGAATTCTGCAGTTTGCGCTTTATTTTGGCGGTGCCGCTCTGGTGGTTATTGGTTTGATGCTGGTTTATCTGTTGCGCAACCCTGCGGCTCGCCAGAAAGTGAGTCATGCTGTTGAAACCTATTCACGTTCCATTCGTTCTTCGCGCTCCAGTGCGGCGAATCCACCTCAGGATGCTCGGGTACCGGTCGCGCCGTCAAGCTCAAAAGGCAGTCTGATTCTCGATGGTTACGGGCCGGACAGACAGCGATACCGGTTGGTGATCAGCTCCGATGATCTGTACCGCGGAGAGGTGGTTGTTGGTCGCGAACCGGATAACCGGAACTACGCGATTAATGACGACAGCGTTTCGCGTCGGCATTGTGCGTTCTACGCTCAGGGTAATAATTTATTTGTTCGGGAGATTAACTCGACCAATGGCACTTTCGTTGACGGCAGACAGCTTGCCGCTGGGGAGAGTGTTTCGTTGCGTAATGGTGCCGATATAAAGCTGGGGGGCGTCACCTTCAGGGTTATTGCAGGTTGA
- a CDS encoding FHA domain-containing protein: protein MDLFALVSPLREPKKVLLQGFFVICFLSVSLCFAEAGKGLDDSSPNQLHNKPWHSSAVQVLAYKGDSLLNQGSGVVVAVDGVVVTSSHLLESADRYIIKDETGQESPAVIVNKNDASDIAVLRAGGMVATPVQFSFNPVSEKDTLEIAGYWHLSPEEPRSSFFGLSNKPRFVAAVVPNIQTTKALLGDGTGEEYLKLVTSVGRGAYGAPLANRCGQLVGLVRPKPGKTLKELWQPHTPLGAVATKVSNVEQLLVSLSISVEKASEACLSVIDQQKAAQTAKQQEIDQAKKKTRQAEEEAKKAKEAAEKEKQAREDAEKGREEISTIVSDVNSKAELIDSENSEIKEKNQTLLWSVVAAIIIGLLLVIILVSKRRKDLLAANMALQAASASFGDCRFEGRDSSGAPMAFFVLGKDLMQRANGLILGRNPDVAQVVIADDTVSRQHAQLFVKDRYLHIRDLGSTGGTRINGVAVSDEGAAAIAGDVVEFGQVRCTLTISDGDR from the coding sequence ATGGACTTATTTGCTCTGGTTTCTCCCTTGAGGGAACCAAAAAAAGTACTGTTACAAGGCTTTTTTGTCATCTGTTTTTTATCTGTTTCCCTGTGTTTTGCGGAAGCAGGTAAAGGACTGGATGACTCATCGCCAAATCAATTACACAACAAACCGTGGCATAGCAGCGCTGTTCAGGTATTGGCATATAAAGGTGACAGCCTTCTCAATCAGGGTTCTGGCGTTGTGGTTGCTGTGGATGGAGTTGTTGTTACCAGCTCCCACCTGCTAGAAAGTGCCGACAGGTATATTATTAAAGATGAAACCGGACAAGAAAGTCCGGCAGTGATCGTTAACAAGAATGATGCCTCCGATATCGCTGTTTTACGCGCTGGCGGCATGGTTGCTACCCCCGTTCAGTTTTCTTTTAATCCCGTTTCTGAAAAAGACACACTCGAAATAGCCGGTTATTGGCATTTGTCTCCGGAAGAGCCGCGCAGTTCTTTCTTTGGTCTGTCAAACAAGCCCCGCTTTGTGGCGGCTGTGGTGCCGAATATTCAAACCACAAAAGCTCTGTTGGGCGATGGCACCGGGGAAGAGTATTTAAAACTGGTGACGTCTGTCGGGCGTGGTGCTTACGGAGCTCCGCTGGCAAATCGCTGTGGTCAGCTGGTTGGGTTGGTTCGGCCCAAGCCGGGGAAAACACTTAAGGAACTCTGGCAGCCACATACTCCGCTTGGCGCTGTAGCGACAAAGGTGTCGAATGTTGAGCAATTACTGGTATCGCTATCTATATCAGTAGAAAAAGCCAGTGAAGCTTGCCTTAGTGTGATTGACCAGCAAAAGGCTGCACAGACTGCCAAACAGCAGGAAATAGACCAAGCCAAAAAGAAAACCCGGCAAGCTGAAGAGGAAGCAAAAAAGGCGAAAGAAGCAGCTGAAAAAGAAAAGCAGGCCAGAGAAGATGCTGAAAAAGGTCGTGAAGAAATATCGACCATTGTTTCGGACGTCAACAGCAAAGCCGAGCTGATTGATTCTGAAAACAGTGAAATCAAAGAAAAAAACCAGACTCTGCTCTGGTCTGTTGTCGCGGCAATTATTATTGGACTTTTGTTGGTGATAATACTGGTGTCTAAACGCCGCAAGGATCTTTTGGCAGCGAACATGGCATTGCAGGCCGCCTCTGCCAGTTTTGGCGACTGTCGTTTTGAAGGCAGGGATTCTTCGGGAGCCCCGATGGCTTTTTTTGTGTTGGGTAAAGATTTAATGCAAAGGGCAAACGGATTGATACTCGGACGAAATCCCGATGTCGCGCAAGTGGTGATAGCCGATGACACGGTGAGTCGGCAGCATGCACAGTTATTTGTAAAAGACAGGTATTTGCATATCAGGGATCTGGGCTCTACGGGCGGCACTCGTATTAATGGTGTTGCCGTTTCGGACGAGGGCGCGGCGGCGATTGCTGGTGATGTGGTGGAATTTGGTCAGGTGCGTTGCACGCTGACAATTTCGGATGGAGATAGATAG
- a CDS encoding DUF4197 domain-containing protein, translating into MIIRIKKTSGMMLAILIFFSSSVFSEGSWWQKGLGLLKNSDESKPLTDTVRAALDNDDIAAAFKEALRIGSDNVVKQLGVVDGFNADPVIHIPLPEQLATVKQLLGKVGMSPVVDDLELKLNRAAEAATPKAKALFFSAINQMTFDDVKSIYEGSEDSATQYFRQKMSPELINEMRPIIENSLSEVGAIKVYDNVMGRYQQLPFVPDVKANLIDHVVDRGMEGIFHYIAEEEAAIRKDPVKQSTELLKKVFGKK; encoded by the coding sequence ATGATAATAAGAATCAAGAAAACTAGTGGCATGATGTTAGCCATTCTTATCTTTTTTTCTAGCTCAGTTTTTAGTGAAGGTTCCTGGTGGCAGAAAGGGCTGGGTTTGTTGAAGAATTCAGATGAAAGCAAGCCGCTAACTGACACGGTAAGGGCTGCTTTGGATAATGATGATATCGCTGCAGCCTTTAAAGAAGCTCTTCGCATTGGGTCAGATAATGTCGTGAAGCAGCTGGGGGTGGTAGATGGCTTTAATGCTGACCCGGTTATTCATATTCCGTTGCCAGAGCAACTGGCCACAGTGAAACAACTGTTAGGCAAAGTCGGTATGTCACCGGTGGTGGATGATCTGGAACTTAAACTTAACCGGGCAGCTGAGGCAGCAACCCCAAAGGCAAAAGCCCTGTTTTTCAGCGCCATCAATCAGATGACGTTTGATGATGTAAAATCCATTTACGAGGGCTCTGAAGATTCTGCCACCCAGTATTTCAGGCAGAAAATGTCGCCCGAATTAATCAATGAAATGCGCCCCATTATTGAGAACAGTTTGTCTGAGGTAGGTGCCATAAAGGTTTATGACAATGTGATGGGCCGTTACCAACAGCTACCCTTTGTGCCAGATGTAAAAGCCAATCTGATTGATCATGTTGTAGATCGGGGCATGGAGGGGATTTTCCATTACATTGCTGAAGAGGAAGCAGCAATTCGCAAAGACCCTGTTAAACAAAGTACCGAACTGTTGAAGAAAGTATTTGGGAAAAAATAA
- a CDS encoding DUF3857 domain-containing protein, which produces MNLALLCCLMFGHSAFATDYAFDPVPDWVLHVKIEQKSQAALQSTSEGVDYQLVDQQWNVTDTKQIRYFHFINKALNSSGVGKVSHISIDFDPVYEKVYIHQIQLHRSGKVMDRIGRSKIDLIQREKNLESKIYNGTKTINVFLEDIRPGDVVEYSYSIEGANPVLLGHFSALLSMRWSVPVGRVYYRILWGLPRPLYIRNHGIDIEPIKKAVNQFKEYVWNQNSVEALVVDKSVPSWFEPFPVIYLSDVNDWQKVQRWAWPLYRPLINTPFQEEIVNSIQRVAKEPEQKVMEALHFVQNEVRYLGIEMGERSYQPSAPDQVIDRRFGDCKDKSRLLVSLLQSMGIEASTALVNTENGPQLMEMLPTPSAFNHAIVLVNLNGNNYWLDPTRSNQKGNLSTIYTPNYDYALVVSEHGTGLTKMSDDINAVHSKTVEEKFDIRDALIKPATYGIQTDYERYYADSVRQQLSETSLKEIQQSYLNYIAGYYPNVEVAKGMTFSDDSQMNRLSLKENYEIKDIWVENDDKRYVEIEFIPFLINDHVKSVEALVRDMPYAVTHPVSYRHTTEILVPENSSFDEEFFEVKDKAFRFTKKVTFLNDALLIDYFYESLRDHVLPEDIQVYSEKIKMVQELSYYQIQMPNPDVDFGEYHFDINDVNWLMIIIVFLAVIGFTFIGIKYVYLYDPVYQAPDNVNNQLQGLSGWLILPALALIASPVNILVSSAELWYVFSAEQWSIIYDRFDVEVLILIASEVVCNIAMVIMGVVVVFLFFTRRHTFPRFFIIYFMLMLSVFGLDLVVIYLMSDAGLEVEDSDISELLRLVFHTSIWSFYLLKSQRVKATFTRQLG; this is translated from the coding sequence GTGAATCTGGCGCTACTTTGTTGCCTGATGTTTGGGCACTCCGCTTTCGCTACAGATTACGCTTTCGATCCAGTGCCGGATTGGGTTCTGCACGTAAAAATTGAACAAAAGAGTCAGGCTGCGTTACAAAGTACTAGCGAAGGAGTGGATTATCAGTTAGTTGATCAGCAATGGAACGTGACGGACACTAAACAAATACGTTATTTTCACTTTATTAATAAAGCTTTGAATTCTAGCGGTGTTGGAAAAGTATCGCACATATCTATTGATTTTGATCCTGTCTATGAAAAAGTCTATATACATCAGATACAGCTTCATCGTTCTGGGAAGGTCATGGACCGAATAGGGCGGTCTAAAATTGATCTTATTCAACGGGAGAAAAATCTCGAGTCCAAAATTTATAATGGTACTAAGACTATTAATGTGTTTTTGGAAGACATTCGTCCAGGGGATGTCGTTGAGTATAGTTATTCTATTGAGGGGGCAAACCCCGTTCTTTTGGGACACTTTTCAGCGCTTTTGAGTATGCGTTGGTCGGTTCCCGTGGGGCGAGTTTATTATCGCATATTATGGGGTTTACCTCGGCCATTATATATTCGAAACCATGGAATTGATATTGAGCCAATAAAGAAGGCTGTTAACCAATTTAAAGAATACGTTTGGAATCAAAATAGCGTTGAAGCATTGGTTGTTGATAAAAGTGTACCGAGTTGGTTTGAGCCTTTTCCTGTCATTTATTTAAGTGATGTCAATGATTGGCAAAAGGTACAACGCTGGGCATGGCCTTTGTATCGACCCTTAATCAATACACCTTTTCAAGAAGAAATAGTTAATTCAATCCAAAGGGTAGCGAAGGAGCCGGAACAAAAGGTAATGGAAGCGCTGCATTTTGTGCAGAATGAAGTGCGCTATTTAGGTATTGAAATGGGTGAACGTTCATATCAGCCAAGTGCGCCAGATCAGGTTATTGATCGACGTTTTGGAGACTGTAAGGATAAGTCTAGATTGTTGGTCAGCTTGCTTCAGAGCATGGGTATTGAGGCAAGCACAGCGCTTGTGAATACAGAGAACGGGCCGCAATTGATGGAGATGCTGCCAACACCATCAGCATTTAATCACGCTATTGTGCTGGTTAACCTGAATGGAAATAATTATTGGCTTGACCCCACTCGAAGTAATCAAAAAGGAAACCTGAGCACAATTTATACTCCAAATTATGATTATGCATTAGTTGTTTCGGAGCATGGAACTGGATTGACAAAAATGTCTGATGATATCAATGCTGTACATAGCAAAACGGTAGAAGAAAAATTCGATATCAGAGATGCACTTATAAAACCAGCAACATATGGAATCCAAACTGATTACGAACGATATTATGCAGATTCAGTGAGGCAGCAATTATCAGAAACAAGCCTTAAGGAGATACAGCAATCTTATCTAAATTACATAGCTGGGTATTACCCAAATGTAGAAGTGGCTAAAGGAATGACGTTTTCTGACGATTCTCAAATGAACAGATTGTCTCTAAAAGAAAACTATGAAATAAAGGATATATGGGTCGAGAATGATGACAAGCGCTATGTGGAGATAGAGTTCATCCCTTTTTTGATTAACGATCATGTCAAATCTGTGGAAGCTCTTGTTCGTGATATGCCTTATGCGGTTACACACCCTGTTAGCTACCGACACACTACTGAAATTTTGGTGCCTGAAAATTCAAGTTTCGATGAAGAATTTTTTGAGGTCAAAGATAAAGCTTTTCGGTTTACAAAAAAGGTGACTTTTCTCAATGATGCCTTGTTGATTGATTACTTTTACGAGTCGCTCAGAGATCATGTTTTGCCTGAAGATATTCAGGTGTATTCTGAGAAAATTAAAATGGTACAGGAGCTCTCTTACTACCAGATCCAGATGCCTAACCCAGATGTTGATTTTGGGGAGTATCACTTCGATATAAATGACGTAAATTGGTTGATGATTATTATTGTCTTCTTGGCAGTAATCGGTTTTACGTTCATCGGAATTAAGTATGTCTATCTTTATGACCCTGTTTATCAAGCTCCTGATAATGTTAACAACCAACTCCAAGGGCTTTCGGGTTGGTTGATACTTCCTGCACTTGCATTAATTGCCAGTCCTGTAAATATTTTGGTGTCATCTGCAGAGCTTTGGTATGTTTTTTCTGCAGAACAGTGGTCAATTATTTATGATCGGTTCGATGTAGAAGTATTGATTTTGATAGCCAGTGAAGTGGTTTGTAATATTGCGATGGTGATTATGGGAGTGGTTGTAGTTTTTCTATTTTTTACACGAAGGCATACTTTTCCGCGGTTTTTCATAATTTATTTCATGTTGATGTTGAGTGTTTTTGGCTTAGATCTTGTTGTGATTTACTTGATGTCTGATGCAGGACTCGAGGTGGAGGATTCAGATATTTCCGAGCTATTACGTTTAGTTTTTCATACAAGTATCTGGAGTTTCTATTTACTGAAATCTCAGCGTGTAAAGGCTACTTTTACTCGACAGCTAGGTTAG
- a CDS encoding TonB-dependent receptor, producing the protein MRRVIRFLPLTLSAVMLAKPAFGGHNEMEEIVVQGNDTGQSKLTIDSNFEAAPIDTAALLRTLPGANVNSNGPVTGIVQYRGLYGDRVSVHVDHAPALTGGPNAMDTPLSYTPSLLLKELGLHRGMVSVSAAQESLGGHITAELDRGDFSSSDNFSITGTAANRFNDSSNGNSSALKATVANQQHKWSILGSHDEGDDTEAGDSDTIGGSQYRRSRYDLGYGWQNGETTVQVYAGQLDTRNSGTPALPMDINFIESDLAGFKGSTAIGEAKVSASFAYSHVDHGMDNFSQRQAPASPMMYRFNHATALGKSWKLQAEWPMENGSLTIGTDGNLSVHNSEISNPNNDMFILHNFNDTERDIMGIFAEWKGHTSGWNIETGLRYNHVEMDASEVSINGLMGMMAMNANLLATIFNDADRSLNYDNIDVVVKAETSLSDMVTLQLGLGRKNRAPSYQELYLWLPLTATGGLADGRNYTGNLDLDSETANEVTAGIQWQNDKGWASPQVFYRRIEDYIQGVPSTNPTANMVSTMMSGQSALMFDNIDAEMHGFDMAYGYQLSEHLSLTGNLSYVRGKRTDESDNLYRVAPLNHRLAITYQGHNKEGRDWSLTAESVLNAKQNKTSTFNDELESSGYGIVNLTGQYAVSANIDISAGIGNVFDKRYQDHLAGYNRNGGSDILLGDRLPGAGRNTWLAVTVNW; encoded by the coding sequence GTGCGTCGTGTTATCCGCTTTCTACCCCTTACCCTGTCAGCTGTTATGTTGGCCAAACCCGCTTTTGGTGGTCACAACGAAATGGAAGAAATTGTGGTGCAGGGTAACGATACTGGCCAGAGTAAACTCACTATAGACAGTAATTTTGAAGCAGCACCGATAGATACCGCTGCATTACTGAGAACACTGCCCGGGGCCAATGTAAACAGCAATGGTCCTGTGACAGGTATCGTTCAGTACCGAGGCTTGTACGGCGACAGAGTCAGCGTACACGTTGACCACGCACCGGCTCTCACGGGTGGCCCTAACGCAATGGATACACCACTCTCTTACACGCCGTCATTACTTCTAAAAGAGCTTGGCCTGCACCGCGGCATGGTGTCAGTCAGCGCAGCCCAGGAATCACTAGGCGGACACATAACAGCAGAGCTTGATCGCGGGGATTTCTCATCATCTGATAACTTTTCAATAACCGGAACAGCGGCCAATCGCTTTAACGACAGTAGCAATGGAAACAGCTCGGCCCTAAAAGCAACAGTTGCCAATCAACAACACAAATGGTCAATCCTGGGCAGCCATGATGAAGGCGATGATACTGAAGCTGGCGACTCAGACACCATAGGAGGCAGTCAATACCGCCGCAGCCGCTATGATCTGGGCTATGGCTGGCAGAACGGCGAAACCACCGTGCAAGTATACGCAGGCCAGCTGGATACTCGAAATTCCGGCACCCCCGCGCTGCCAATGGATATTAACTTTATTGAAAGCGACCTGGCCGGATTTAAAGGCTCCACCGCCATAGGTGAAGCAAAAGTGAGCGCTTCATTTGCCTACAGTCATGTCGATCACGGCATGGATAACTTCTCTCAGCGGCAAGCCCCTGCATCACCAATGATGTATCGCTTTAACCATGCGACAGCCTTGGGGAAAAGCTGGAAGCTACAAGCCGAATGGCCGATGGAAAATGGTAGTTTAACCATAGGTACCGATGGCAACCTGTCTGTGCATAATTCTGAAATCAGCAACCCCAATAACGACATGTTCATCCTGCATAATTTTAATGATACTGAACGCGACATAATGGGGATATTTGCCGAGTGGAAAGGCCATACTTCCGGTTGGAATATTGAAACAGGGCTGCGCTACAACCATGTAGAAATGGATGCAAGTGAAGTCAGTATCAATGGCCTGATGGGTATGATGGCAATGAATGCCAACCTGTTAGCCACAATTTTTAATGACGCTGACCGCAGCTTGAACTACGACAACATTGATGTGGTGGTAAAAGCCGAAACATCGCTCTCTGATATGGTCACCTTGCAACTGGGCCTTGGCAGAAAAAACCGAGCGCCTTCCTATCAGGAGCTCTATTTATGGTTACCCCTTACCGCAACCGGAGGTCTGGCTGATGGCCGCAACTATACCGGCAACCTGGACCTGGATAGCGAGACAGCCAACGAAGTAACCGCGGGTATTCAGTGGCAAAATGATAAAGGCTGGGCATCACCCCAAGTATTTTATCGCCGCATTGAAGATTACATACAAGGTGTACCATCCACTAACCCTACAGCCAATATGGTCAGCACCATGATGAGCGGCCAGTCGGCACTGATGTTCGACAATATTGACGCCGAGATGCATGGCTTCGATATGGCATATGGCTACCAACTAAGTGAGCATCTCTCCCTGACCGGCAATCTGAGCTACGTGCGTGGTAAACGCACCGACGAGAGTGACAATTTATACCGCGTGGCACCGCTGAATCATCGGCTGGCTATCACTTATCAGGGCCACAACAAGGAGGGCCGAGATTGGAGCCTGACGGCCGAATCAGTACTGAACGCAAAACAAAATAAAACGTCCACTTTCAATGATGAGCTGGAATCCTCCGGTTACGGTATTGTCAATCTGACGGGCCAATATGCTGTTTCAGCAAACATCGACATCAGTGCCGGTATAGGTAATGTATTCGACAAACGCTATCAGGATCATCTGGCAGGTTATAACCGCAATGGAGGCAGTGATATTCTGTTAGGTGATCGCCTACCGGGTGCAGGCCGCAACACATGGCTGGCGGTAACCGTTAATTGGTAA